A genomic segment from Neodiprion lecontei isolate iyNeoLeco1 chromosome 1, iyNeoLeco1.1, whole genome shotgun sequence encodes:
- the LOC107223353 gene encoding zinc finger protein 385A isoform X1 translates to MTLNPTLQPNEILLDTLTLNATLYTHISLYMHIEGNFKMAVPTENVINTPISDPVTKAVVDNIMGNLPTKKPLVRCEDCDLSFTSQTVLDAHLQGARHAKQVKSKAIMAVLDNTKVAFTKDQETNGLRCNVCNVSLNSIQQLQTHLNGNRHKKKATKGGWNEREASVASFITPPIAAGPILPTKSTFLTCDICNKLFNSQGQYDEHILSKKHCAKLNSTNSPGNKRFVPYRKKQRSIDNSVSYMKSLSNNFIPDGYENYT, encoded by the exons ATGACACTCAACCCAACGCTTCAGCccaatgaaattttactcgatACATTGACGCTGAATGCAACGCTATACAcgcat ATATCACTTTACATGCACATAGAGGGAAATTTCAAGATGGCAGTACCTAcagaaaatgtaataaatacaCCCATTAGTGATCCAGTAACAAAAGCGGTGGTAGATAATATAATGGGAAATTTACCTACAAAGAAACCACTTGTCCGTTGTGAAGATTGTGACCTCTCATTTACCAGCCAAACAGTTCTGGACGCACACCTACAGGGTGCTCGACATGCCAAGCAG GTAAAATCCAAGGCTATCATGGCCGTTCTGGACAACACCAAAGTTGCTTTCACTAAGGATCAAGAAACCAATGGGCTGCGGTGCAACGTCTGCAATGTTTCCTTGAATTCAATCCAACAACTGCAGACACATCTGAATG GCAATCGTCACAAAAAGAAGGCTACAAAAG GTGGGTGGAATGAGAGAGAGGCATCAGTTGCCAGTTTTATAACACCACCGATTGCTGCAGGACCCATCTTGCCGACAAAAAGTACCTTCCTGACATGTGATATTTGCAACAAGTTATTCAACTCTCAGGGCCAATATGACGAg cacATACTGTCAAAAAAGCATTGCGCGAAGCTGAACAGTACTAACAGCCCAGGGAACAAGCGGTTTGTTCCCtacagaaaaaaacaaaggagCATTGATAATTCTGTGTCTTACATGAAATCGCTATCGAACAATTTTATTCCAGATGGctatgaaaattatacataa
- the LOC107223359 gene encoding zinc finger protein 583 isoform X1, translated as MQKFNVDWYAGYEQLVKRNLTLLPHQQTAQQPQPQQQQQQQQLVHPQQADIMTSMFEQQIKSEPMGFYSVASSRSDGSNSMVNLSDDREELSQQEAHLQPQQQQTLQQTLQQHQQQQQQQQQQQQQQQQQQQQQQQGQPGPQVPQGQGVPQTAPTRQSTGQQTVKEGSRSKPQACKVCGKVLSSASSYYVHMKLHSGNKPYHCTVCEASFCRKPYLEVHMRTHTGERPFQCELCLKRFTQKSSLNTHKRVHTGERPYACDICQKRFAVKSYVTAHRWSHVAEKPLVCDRCSLTFTSKSQFAIHIRTHTASTTYECNICGRTFVRDSYLIRHQNRVHRDLNQGSSNHNPTTPQSTGGGGSTTGFESPVCDLRYSEGPSSLDPLGGTKGGIAAEIASLTKQNSLQLPLPLLHPQTTN; from the exons ATGCAGAAATTTAAC GTGGATTGGTACGCGGGATATGAGCAGCTTGTCAAGCGCAACCTGACTCTGCTCCCCCATCAGCAAACCGCCCAGCAACCGCAGCcccagcagcagcaacagcagcagcagctggTTCACCCCCAACAAGCTGACATCATGACATCGATGTTCGAACAACAGATCAAAAGCGAGCCAATGGGATTTTATTCGGTTGCCTCAAGCCGTTCAGATGGTTCCAATTCAATGGTCAATTTATCGGATGACCGAGAAGAACTTTCTCAGCAAGAAGCTCACTTGCAGCCTCAACAGCAACAGACTCTGCAACAAACGCTGCAGCAACatcaacagcagcagcagcaacagcagcaacagcaacagcaacaacagcagcagcagcaacaacagcagcaaggTCAGCCGGGACCTCAGGTTCCGCAAGGCCAAGGGGTACCACAGACAGCTCCGACACGTCAGTCAACGGGTCAACAAACAGTGAAGGAGGGATCACGTTCTAAACCGCAAGCCTGTAAGGTCTGTGGAAAAGTCTTATCTTCAGCATCGTCGTACTACGTTCACATGAAGCTTCATTCGGGAAATAAACCTTACCATTGTACGGTATGCGAGGCAAGTTTCTGTCGCAAACCGTACTTAGAAGTACACATGCGAACACATACAGGCGAACGGCCGTTTCAATGCGAATTGTGCCTAAAACGTTTCACCCAAAAAAGCAGCTTGAATACCCATAAGCGGGTTCATACCGGGGAACGACCTTACGCCTGCGATATTTGCCAAAAACGTTTTGCCGTCAAGAGCTACGTTACTGCTCATCGCTGGAGTCATGTAGCAGAAAAACCTCTGGTGTGCGATCGATGCTCACTTACGTTTACATCTAAGAGCCAATTTGCAATCCATATTCGTACTCACACTGCGAGTACTACGTACGAATGCAATATATGCGGTCGCACTTTCGTGCGTGATAGCTATCTTATTCGGCATCAGAATAGAGTACATCGCGATTTGAATCAGGGCAGCTCGAACCACAATCCGACGACTCCCCAAAGTACCGGTGGCGGAGGCTCTACGACTGGATTTGAAAGTCCTGTCTGTGATCTGCGCTACAGCGAAGGTCCGTCATCCTTGGATCCATTGGGGGGAACAAAGGGTGGCATCGCCGCCGAAATTGCTAGCCTAACCAAGCAGAATAGCTTACAGCTACCTCTTCCTCTACTTCACCCGCAGACAACCAACTAG
- the LOC107223363 gene encoding dynein regulatory complex protein 1 yields MAEKNPLEGYDDPEEPLVTSADPNERKLARRLRIQRRLEALKRQDGEEEEVVVDKSSTEKQIDTSADLLEKLILEGEEAILNVKIANDAREVHRRNEESEIRRILLCQLEEEAKQSMEKYHIINEKWTSILASKDPLDIHCEMNSQNVKCLEILAEKDRLIAKLKQELEETNLKFTTDQQKQNDDINLLMERIDNQINTISKAYQRELVLIDKAIESERKLLLATNAKKWEQLYKQRNQDEIDGVETRKQIMRDYDVEMKRVMIEHQEEYRAQKIWFETEYQKLQQELQQMKSMCLMNIEKLDYSYSVLKRREDENTIIKNQQKRRINKLQDTVNGLKKTYIELEENSTLEIQKLTEQVIKTHKSILELEQKSNHFTVINEKQYLQIWDMNASIVGELANKILTVDRIIYENTLELEWEPPQKPLLLKEDLPSYRGVILEIDQKKAEANERLKISDPYIAVTSLPEVNAERRLLQNILSQISDHTGFLIEDQLRELLNPYTVDDKNIIRLDNVFQALSIKSEADIDMMMNFFLPYTYCATCTTVPLIGKQSNETLIAADLCDSDQYPKTCEEDEEMTNIPHQKTDTSSKLESSHSKDLNVKRSCYCIVPINADSENEVDVMQKRTVVCEKNHPLMTQSVFVLRALQEFLTKYHNAKRGEVPLTFKQKLSHQELTVSRNLSVEDVTEFWRRYRDIFPTKKEKLWDGLLIGLHKYHEVLKERHKLNTETNMLRKQNSELRRLLETYMQKPANGLNLPPLELGSNSSIE; encoded by the exons AGCAAATCGACACTAGTGCTGATCTGCTAGAGAAATTAATATTAGAAGGTGAAGAGGCT ATattgaatgtaaaaattgcaaatgatGCAAGAGAAGTACAtagaagaaatgaagaaagtGAGATTCGAAGGATATTATTATGCCAGTTGGAAGAAGAGGCGAAGCAAAGTATGGaaaaatatcatattataaatgaaaaatggacaAGTATTTTGGCCTCAAAGGATCCTCTTGACATTCACTGCGAAATGAATTCTCAAAATGTCAAGTGCCTTGAAATTCTTGCGGAAAAAGATCGATTGATTGCTAAATTGAAACAGGAGTTAGAAGAGACCAATTTAAAGTTTACCACAGATCAGCAAAAGCAAAATGATGATATTAATCTATTAATGGAACGAATCGATAATCAA ATCAATACAATATCCAAGGCTTATCAGCGTGAGCTGGTGCTTATTGATAAAGCTATTGAATCAGAACGTAAGCTACTTTTAGCTACTAATGCCAAGAAATGGGAACAATTATACAAGCAACGTAATCAGGATGAAATAGATGGGGTTGAGACTAGAAAACAAATAATGCGCGACTATGATGTCGAGATGAAAAGAGTTATGATTGAACATCAGGAAGAGTATAGAGCTCAGAAAATTTGGTTTGAAACTGAGTACCAAAAATTACAACAAGAACTTCAACAAATGAAATCCATGTGTCTAATGAACATAGAAAAGCTagattacagttactctgtaCTGAAACgcagagaagatgaaaatacCATAATTAAGAATCAACAAAAGCGAAGAATAAATAA aCTGCAAGACACGGTTAATGGGTTGAAGAAAACTTACATAGAGTTAGAGGAAAATAGTACACTTGAAATACAAAAACTTACAGAACAAGTAATTAAGACTCATAAAAGTATTCTAGAATTGGAGCAGAAGTCCAATCATTTTACAgtaattaatgaaaaacaatATCTACAAATTTGGGATATGAATGCAAGTATAGTTGGTGAACTGGCGAACAAA ATTCTGACAGTGGATCGTATTATCTATGAAAATACATTGGAACTAGAATGGGAACCTCCCCAAAAACCGTTGTTGCTTAAAGAAGACTTGCCTTCGTATCGTGGAGTTATCCTTGAAATTGATCAAA aaaaagcAGAGGCGAACGAAAGACTTAAAATATCTGACCCATACATAGCTGTCACTTCATTGCCTGAAGTAAATGCAGAGAGACGTTTATTGCAAAACATTTTGAGTCAGATATCAGATCATACCGGATTTTTAATTGAAGACCAGCTTCGAGAACTACTTAATCCATACACAGTTGATGACAAAAATATCATTAGGCTTGACAATGTGTTTCAA GCATTGTCAATCAAATCTGAGGCCGACATAGACATGatgatgaatttctttttaccttaTACGTACTGCGCTACATGTACAACTGTTCCGTTGATCGGCAAACAATCTAATGAAACATTGATAGCAGCGGACTTGTGTGACAG TGATCAATATCCCAAAACGTGTGAGGAAGATGAAGAAATGACTAATATACCACATCAGAAGACAGACACATCCTCTAAACTTGAATCATCGCATAGCAAAGATTTGAATGTCAAGAGGAGTTGTTATTGCATTGTACCTATAAACGCAGACTCTGAAAATGAAG TTGATGTTATGCAAAAGAGAACTGTGGTTTGCGAAAAGAATCATCCTCTTATGACTCAATCTGTTTTTGTGTTACGCGCATTacaagaatttttgactaaaTATCATAATGCTAAACGTGGTGAAGTGCCTCTGACATTTAAACAGAAGTTAAGTCATCAAGAACTGACTGTGTCACGCAATTTGTCAGTCGAAGATGTGACAGAGTTTTGGAGACGTTATAGAGATATTTTTCctacaaagaaagaaaaactctGGGATGGACTCCTAATAGGATTACATAAGTATCATGAAGTACTCAAAGAACGCCATAAGCTGAATACTGAAACTAACATGCTACGTAAACAAAATTCTGAACTACGTAGACTGCTGGAGACTTACATGCAAAAG CCGGCAAATGGTTTAAATTTACCGCCACTTGAACTGGGATCAAATAGCAGTATCGAGTAA
- the LOC107223353 gene encoding zinc finger protein 385A isoform X2 gives MHIEGNFKMAVPTENVINTPISDPVTKAVVDNIMGNLPTKKPLVRCEDCDLSFTSQTVLDAHLQGARHAKQVKSKAIMAVLDNTKVAFTKDQETNGLRCNVCNVSLNSIQQLQTHLNGNRHKKKATKGGWNEREASVASFITPPIAAGPILPTKSTFLTCDICNKLFNSQGQYDEHILSKKHCAKLNSTNSPGNKRFVPYRKKQRSIDNSVSYMKSLSNNFIPDGYENYT, from the exons ATGCACATAGAGGGAAATTTCAAGATGGCAGTACCTAcagaaaatgtaataaatacaCCCATTAGTGATCCAGTAACAAAAGCGGTGGTAGATAATATAATGGGAAATTTACCTACAAAGAAACCACTTGTCCGTTGTGAAGATTGTGACCTCTCATTTACCAGCCAAACAGTTCTGGACGCACACCTACAGGGTGCTCGACATGCCAAGCAG GTAAAATCCAAGGCTATCATGGCCGTTCTGGACAACACCAAAGTTGCTTTCACTAAGGATCAAGAAACCAATGGGCTGCGGTGCAACGTCTGCAATGTTTCCTTGAATTCAATCCAACAACTGCAGACACATCTGAATG GCAATCGTCACAAAAAGAAGGCTACAAAAG GTGGGTGGAATGAGAGAGAGGCATCAGTTGCCAGTTTTATAACACCACCGATTGCTGCAGGACCCATCTTGCCGACAAAAAGTACCTTCCTGACATGTGATATTTGCAACAAGTTATTCAACTCTCAGGGCCAATATGACGAg cacATACTGTCAAAAAAGCATTGCGCGAAGCTGAACAGTACTAACAGCCCAGGGAACAAGCGGTTTGTTCCCtacagaaaaaaacaaaggagCATTGATAATTCTGTGTCTTACATGAAATCGCTATCGAACAATTTTATTCCAGATGGctatgaaaattatacataa
- the LOC107223359 gene encoding zinc finger protein 583 isoform X2 has protein sequence MTSMFEQQIKSEPMGFYSVASSRSDGSNSMVNLSDDREELSQQEAHLQPQQQQTLQQTLQQHQQQQQQQQQQQQQQQQQQQQQQQGQPGPQVPQGQGVPQTAPTRQSTGQQTVKEGSRSKPQACKVCGKVLSSASSYYVHMKLHSGNKPYHCTVCEASFCRKPYLEVHMRTHTGERPFQCELCLKRFTQKSSLNTHKRVHTGERPYACDICQKRFAVKSYVTAHRWSHVAEKPLVCDRCSLTFTSKSQFAIHIRTHTASTTYECNICGRTFVRDSYLIRHQNRVHRDLNQGSSNHNPTTPQSTGGGGSTTGFESPVCDLRYSEGPSSLDPLGGTKGGIAAEIASLTKQNSLQLPLPLLHPQTTN, from the coding sequence ATGACATCGATGTTCGAACAACAGATCAAAAGCGAGCCAATGGGATTTTATTCGGTTGCCTCAAGCCGTTCAGATGGTTCCAATTCAATGGTCAATTTATCGGATGACCGAGAAGAACTTTCTCAGCAAGAAGCTCACTTGCAGCCTCAACAGCAACAGACTCTGCAACAAACGCTGCAGCAACatcaacagcagcagcagcaacagcagcaacagcaacagcaacaacagcagcagcagcaacaacagcagcaaggTCAGCCGGGACCTCAGGTTCCGCAAGGCCAAGGGGTACCACAGACAGCTCCGACACGTCAGTCAACGGGTCAACAAACAGTGAAGGAGGGATCACGTTCTAAACCGCAAGCCTGTAAGGTCTGTGGAAAAGTCTTATCTTCAGCATCGTCGTACTACGTTCACATGAAGCTTCATTCGGGAAATAAACCTTACCATTGTACGGTATGCGAGGCAAGTTTCTGTCGCAAACCGTACTTAGAAGTACACATGCGAACACATACAGGCGAACGGCCGTTTCAATGCGAATTGTGCCTAAAACGTTTCACCCAAAAAAGCAGCTTGAATACCCATAAGCGGGTTCATACCGGGGAACGACCTTACGCCTGCGATATTTGCCAAAAACGTTTTGCCGTCAAGAGCTACGTTACTGCTCATCGCTGGAGTCATGTAGCAGAAAAACCTCTGGTGTGCGATCGATGCTCACTTACGTTTACATCTAAGAGCCAATTTGCAATCCATATTCGTACTCACACTGCGAGTACTACGTACGAATGCAATATATGCGGTCGCACTTTCGTGCGTGATAGCTATCTTATTCGGCATCAGAATAGAGTACATCGCGATTTGAATCAGGGCAGCTCGAACCACAATCCGACGACTCCCCAAAGTACCGGTGGCGGAGGCTCTACGACTGGATTTGAAAGTCCTGTCTGTGATCTGCGCTACAGCGAAGGTCCGTCATCCTTGGATCCATTGGGGGGAACAAAGGGTGGCATCGCCGCCGAAATTGCTAGCCTAACCAAGCAGAATAGCTTACAGCTACCTCTTCCTCTACTTCACCCGCAGACAACCAACTAG